A window of the Fusarium fujikuroi IMI 58289 draft genome, chromosome FFUJ_chr09 genome harbors these coding sequences:
- a CDS encoding related to Na+/H+ antiporter CNH1 → MAWSHLDITKPHLVYIILGGFTSLFMLCSSFIKERMYIGEATVATLCGVIFGPHAANLINPQEWGSTDIVTVEFSRIVLVVQCFAVGVELPKFYMERHWKSVVFLLVPVMTFGWLIVSLFIFWMIPALDWLDSLVVAACVTATDPVLASSVVGKGKFAKRVPKHLRDLLSAESGCNDGMAFPFIYLSLYLIQYKRDAEDVSFHFVVYVLLYECIFGAIYGFAIGYIARHGIKFAEKRDLIDRESFLVFYFVVALWCAGSGSILGMDDLLVGFAAGVGFSNDGWFGEKTEESHVSNVIDLLLNLTYFVYFGTIIPWSQFNDGRFGMMAWRLVVIAVFVLFFRRIPIMLALKPFIPDVKTWREALFAGHFGPIGVGAIFVAILARAELEHGEPVPLAEMPPENTDHYELIYLVWPIVCFMVVTSILVHGSSIAVFTLGKRINTLSLTMSYTAAPEDGPSWMNRLPRISSQSRSQARSFSEASIDEEKGPQLPPDALVPPNGPYSHLLRRQRDQGGSRSSSVVSRKRKHKNWDDSGPGGPIAQSAIFPQRQSSTPLSPTEQYEQEESPSQGNTESTLAADDSSKEKDTDKIEKVEDSPAGSSGQKTPPKPVNVYEEGHDLIFENKDGDVLDVEPAPESHRQDEDHVPITAVKPGHDKLWTISGFKKRVGEVYNTELEKRKEKGQDRRHEPARAYQFGNTIIVEDEDGEVVKTYELPTTKGENSEAGPSTTPGEKSAAKPGWANFGGVFGGNSSNEQTRKKSIAENQEADDKAIRFTIGGVGQRMTKEDFIREVQKLDSRTRREVVEQSSASQAVKKVAKQDLPPETAIKAAKAAEHHSSGKAKVTEAPAASPSRHAGPSSPPKPSEEQGETAVERKRRLAVLSAQGDDEREEETGETPAERRRREAALGVGNGGDDSDDEGTERVPPGRRGITFADSTRPSRGRAPR, encoded by the exons ATGGCGTGGAGTCACCTTGACATCACCAAGCCGCACTTGGTGTACATTATCCTCGGCGGCTTCACTTCCCTTTTCATGCTCTGCTCATCCTTTATCAAGGAGCGCATGTATATTGGTGAAGCCACAGTCGCTACCCTTTGTGGCGTAATCTTCGGTCCTCATGCAGCCAATTTGATCAATCCCCAGGAATGGGGTTCGACCGATATCGTTACCGTCGAGTTCTCACGAATTGTTCTTGTTGTCCAATGTTTCGCCGTCGGTGTCGAATTGCCCAAGTTCTACATGGAGCGCCATTGGAAGTctgttgtctttcttttggTTCCAGTAATGACCTTCGGCTGGCTCATTGTCAGTCTGTTCATCTTCTGGATGATCCCTGCATTGGATTGGCTCGATAGTCTTGTTGTGGCTGCTTGTGTTACTGCTACTGATCCTGTCCTGGCATCATCTGTGGTAGGAAAGGGCAAGTTTGCAAAGCGAGTCCCTAAGCATCTTCGAGATTTGCTGTCCGCCGAGTCTGGATGCAACGACGGAATGGCATTCCCCTTCATTTATCTGTCTTTGTACCTTATTCAGTACAAgcgagatgcagaagatgTAAGCTTCCATTTCGTTGTGTATGTTCTTCTCTACGAGTGCATCTTCGGCGCCATCTATGGATTTGCCATTGGTTATATCGCTCGCCATGGTATTAAATTCGCCGAAAAACGCGATCTCATCGATCGAGAGAGTTTCCTGGTTTTCTACTTCGTTGTTGCGCTCTGGTGCGCCGGCTCTGGTAGTATCCTGGGCATGGACGATTTGCTCGTCGGTTTCGCAGCAGGAGTTGGTTTCTCCAATGACGGTTGGTTCGGCGAGAAGACTGAAGAGTCTCATGTTTCCAACGTTATCGATCTTTTGCTTAACTTGACTTATTTCGTCTACTTTGGAACCATCATCCCATGGTCGCAGTTCAACGATGGCCGATTTGGCATGATGGCTTGGCGTCTTGTGGTCATCGCTGTTTTTGTCCTTTTCTTCCGCCGGATTCCTATCATGCTCGCCCTCAAACCGTTTATACCGGACGTCAAAACATGGCGTGAGGCGTTGTTCGCTGGCCATTTCGGCCCAATCGGCGTGGGCGCCATCTTCGTCGCGATCTTGGCACGAGCTGAACTGGAACATGGCGAGCCGGTACCCTTGGCGGAGATGCCACCCGAGAATACTGATCATTATGAGCTCATATATCTCGTGTGGCCGATAGTGTGCTTCATGGTAGTCACGTCGATTCTTGTCCATGGCTCCTCAATTGCCGTCTTCACCCTTGGAAAGCGTATTAACACCTTGAGTTTGACCATGTCTTACACAGCTGCTCCCGAAGATGGACCATCTTGGATGAACCGACTACCCCGAATCTCTTCTCAATCCAGATCCCAAGCTAGGTCCTTCTCTGAGGCGTCcatcgatgaagagaagggaCCCCAGCTCCCCCCCGATGCTCTGGTTCCTCCCAACGGGCCTTATAGTCATCTTTTGCGCAGACAGCGAGACCAGGGTGGCAGCCGCTCGTCATCGGTTGTGTCGCGAAAGCGCAAGCATAAGAACTGGGATGACAGTGGCCCCGGAGGACCGATTGCTCAGTCTGCAATCTTCCCTCAGCGACAATCATCTACGCCTTTGTCCCCTACAGAACAGTACGAGCAAGAGGAATCACCCTCACAAGGCAACACCGAATCCACTTTGGCGGCTGATGATAGCTCTAAGGAGAAGGATACCGACAAGATTGAGAAGGTAGAAGATAGCCCTGCCGGCAGTAGCGGCCAGAAGACACCCCCCAAGCCTGTGAATGTATATGAGGAGGGCCATGATTTGATATTTGAGAACAAAGATGGggatgttcttgatgtcgaaCCCGCTCCCGAATCTCACAGACAAGACGAAGACCATGTGCCCATCACAGCCGTCAAGCCTGGCCACGACAAGCTATGGACTATCTCTGGTTTCAAGAAGAGGGTGGGTGAAGTCTACAACACGGAATTGGAAAAGCGCAAGGAAAAGggccaagatcgacgacATGAACCTGCCAGAGCCTACCAATTTGGAAACACG ATTAttgttgaagacgaggatggtgAAGTCGTTAAAACCTATGAGCTGCCCACGACCAAGGGTGAGAACTCAGAAGCTGGTCCTAGTACCACACCCGGCGAGAAGTCAGCAGCCAAACCTGGCTGGGCCAATTTTGGAGGCGTATTCGGAGGCAACAGCTCAAATGAACAGACTAGGAAGAAGTCTATTGCGGAGAACCAAGAAGCTGATGACAAGGCCATTCGATTCACAATTGGCGGTGTTGGTCAACGCATGACTAAGGAGGACTTTATCCGTGAAGTACAGAAGCTGGATTCACGAACAAGGAGGGAGGTTGTAGAGCAATCATCTGCCTCGCAAGCCGTCAAGAAGGTTGCCAAACAGGACCTGCCACCCGAGACTGCAatcaaggctgccaaggctgctgagcatcACTCTAGCGGGAAGGCGAAGGTAACGGAGGCTCCAGCTGCATCTCCCTCCCGGCATGCAGGCCCCTCGAGCCCACCCAAGCCGTCCGAAGAGCAGGGCGAGACAGCTGTTGAGCGCAAGCGCCGTCTCGCCGTTCTATCAGCTCAGGGGGATGATGAAcgagaggaagagactgGCGAGACACCCGctgagaggaggagaagagaggctgcTCTGGGAGTAGGCAATGGAGGTGATGACAGTGATGACGAGGGCACCGAGAGAGTGCCGCCTGGTCGACGAGGTATCACATTTGCTGATTCGACACGGCCCAGCAGGGGAAGAGCTCCGAGGTAG